The following proteins are co-located in the Brevibacillus laterosporus DSM 25 genome:
- a CDS encoding aldehyde dehydrogenase family protein: MIFATKERDVQLKRLDKLISGIRTNKVELLDILTEIATYDSAEAEIESSIATLLGAEEEVERYNPPTIDRIAVYHSSNVLLYSYVLYAAIPSLFCKEILIRPSTKALSTMVKLHDFLMKQADIPSQLLPISQRKFREQAGQSDVVVFTGNYENSLKVQQTYPQALFLYFGAGINPFIIGEKANIEDASKRAVAARVYNSGQDCMCPNVYFVHENMKERFLATLIQEIKELQIGKRNVPGNVIAPLFYEGLSEQAQDYLTQMKDRIVYGGAVDLSINYVEPTVVVSPLEKIGEVIEFFCPIFHVVTYRDEQEVVDWLHAPERVESTLGASVFGVPELVEKLRSTHIVSENLSLYDIENGNHPFGGYGLQANYVCHQGNFTSRPLLISKEVSAVFGRK, from the coding sequence ATGATTTTTGCTACAAAGGAAAGAGACGTGCAATTAAAACGATTGGACAAGCTTATCTCAGGAATTCGAACGAACAAAGTAGAGCTGCTAGATATTTTGACGGAGATTGCTACTTATGATAGTGCTGAGGCTGAGATCGAATCTTCCATCGCGACTTTGCTTGGAGCTGAAGAGGAAGTGGAGCGTTACAATCCCCCTACTATTGATCGAATTGCAGTTTATCATTCATCAAATGTTTTGTTGTACTCCTACGTGTTATATGCCGCTATCCCAAGTTTATTTTGCAAGGAAATCTTGATCAGACCCTCTACAAAGGCTTTATCTACAATGGTAAAGCTTCATGATTTCTTGATGAAGCAGGCAGATATACCATCCCAACTACTCCCCATCTCCCAACGGAAATTTAGAGAACAGGCAGGGCAATCAGATGTAGTTGTCTTTACTGGGAATTATGAAAATAGTTTGAAGGTACAACAAACATATCCACAAGCTTTGTTCTTGTATTTCGGAGCTGGAATTAATCCATTTATCATTGGAGAAAAAGCAAATATAGAAGATGCTTCCAAGCGAGCTGTAGCTGCTCGTGTCTATAATTCGGGACAGGATTGTATGTGCCCCAACGTTTATTTTGTCCACGAGAACATGAAAGAGCGTTTTCTAGCTACATTGATTCAGGAGATTAAAGAATTGCAGATTGGTAAACGAAATGTACCGGGGAATGTAATTGCTCCGTTATTTTACGAGGGATTGTCCGAGCAGGCACAGGATTATCTCACACAAATGAAAGACCGTATTGTTTATGGTGGAGCAGTGGATTTGTCCATAAATTATGTAGAGCCGACTGTTGTCGTGTCCCCCCTTGAAAAAATTGGTGAGGTTATTGAGTTTTTCTGCCCAATCTTTCATGTTGTAACCTATCGAGATGAACAAGAGGTAGTGGATTGGTTACATGCGCCTGAACGTGTAGAGAGTACTCTTGGAGCCTCTGTTTTTGGAGTGCCAGAGCTAGTAGAAAAATTACGCTCTACCCATATCGTTTCAGAGAATTTGAGCTTATATGATATTGAAAATGGAAATCATCCGTTTGGTGGCTATGGTTTACAAGCGAATTATGTGTGTCACCAAGGAAATTTTACTAGTCGTCCTCTTTTAATCTCCAAAGAAGTATCAGCCGTATTTGGTAGAAAATAA
- a CDS encoding thiamine pyrophosphate-binding protein: MEAIKSLTIWDAYASVLVEQGITKLFGMVGDGAGLIESAYKKEGLHIFTARDQRIAVGMAMGHAQVSGNPAVLVTSPGPGIANCIMGVLEAYSAAVPLIVISNATARNMRGEGAFQETNSIAMMQPVTKWCYRVEHPEKAIWALRRAVFVAVNGKPGPVYLEIPDDLTWEELGSGSFSADKKNLDEQGPIFSQPEEQSMRNVFNQLTKAKRPIILLGGGCQHRPFVSELTISLAEAHGLAIFTTASGRGIVDERHPYAFGNVGLYTLPQIKKLLFEADMIIAIGTQLEETALMGWKEALSNTCFVHIDCHYESLERSVHADYRLLGDAQLSLQNLWRMSCENMDCGTNSKNEWIKRMQEVKQEALSVWAEIEDIKAPVRSMLKGIEHEFGEHVVLVQDNGLHDMWGYSYPVYTVAPPSRTVVPGEQTALGLPMGISLGAKIADRKAHVIALLGDGSFEMGYSAVGSAVEHQLGITFIVINNGGFSWPRFQQSMSEMEIGCCFQIELNYAALAQSVGGYYKKLTTSNEYQEALKEARLYTEQNKIALLELVVNWDQDLPITVMMQYGDKEQ, from the coding sequence ATGGAGGCAATAAAAAGTCTGACGATCTGGGATGCTTATGCGAGTGTACTTGTAGAGCAAGGCATAACCAAACTGTTTGGTATGGTGGGAGATGGTGCAGGGTTAATTGAATCCGCATATAAAAAAGAGGGACTACATATTTTCACGGCACGCGACCAGCGGATAGCGGTTGGAATGGCAATGGGACATGCTCAGGTGTCAGGGAATCCAGCGGTGCTAGTTACCAGTCCGGGACCTGGAATTGCAAACTGCATAATGGGTGTATTAGAGGCATATTCTGCTGCTGTACCCCTAATAGTTATCTCAAATGCCACAGCACGGAACATGCGCGGTGAAGGAGCCTTTCAAGAAACCAACTCTATTGCTATGATGCAACCTGTGACGAAATGGTGCTATCGTGTGGAGCATCCAGAGAAAGCCATTTGGGCTTTGCGACGAGCTGTTTTTGTAGCTGTTAATGGAAAACCGGGTCCAGTCTATCTTGAAATTCCAGATGATCTCACATGGGAGGAGCTAGGTAGTGGATCGTTCTCTGCTGATAAAAAGAACCTTGATGAGCAAGGCCCTATTTTTTCTCAGCCAGAAGAACAAAGTATGCGTAATGTATTCAATCAGCTAACGAAAGCAAAACGTCCTATCATCCTGTTAGGAGGGGGATGTCAACATCGTCCATTCGTGTCTGAATTAACAATCTCCTTAGCAGAGGCACATGGATTAGCCATCTTTACTACAGCATCTGGAAGAGGAATCGTAGATGAGAGACATCCTTATGCTTTTGGAAATGTAGGGCTGTATACGTTACCACAAATCAAGAAGCTCCTTTTCGAAGCAGATATGATTATAGCGATTGGAACTCAATTAGAGGAAACAGCTTTGATGGGTTGGAAGGAAGCCCTATCAAATACATGCTTTGTACATATTGATTGCCATTATGAGTCGCTAGAGCGTTCGGTTCATGCCGATTACAGGCTACTTGGGGATGCCCAGCTTTCTCTGCAAAACTTATGGCGAATGTCATGCGAGAATATGGATTGTGGTACCAATAGCAAAAATGAGTGGATAAAAAGAATGCAGGAAGTAAAACAAGAAGCTCTGTCAGTTTGGGCAGAAATAGAAGACATAAAGGCACCTGTAAGAAGTATGCTAAAGGGAATCGAGCATGAATTTGGAGAGCATGTCGTTTTGGTTCAGGATAATGGTTTACATGATATGTGGGGATATTCGTATCCTGTTTATACGGTTGCTCCGCCCAGTCGTACAGTTGTTCCCGGTGAACAAACAGCCTTGGGTTTACCGATGGGCATATCCTTAGGAGCGAAGATTGCTGATAGAAAAGCACATGTTATTGCCTTACTCGGGGATGGTTCGTTTGAAATGGGATACTCAGCTGTGGGTAGTGCTGTCGAGCATCAATTGGGTATCACTTTTATAGTGATAAATAATGGTGGATTTTCTTGGCCAAGATTTCAGCAAAGCATGAGTGAAATGGAAATAGGCTGTTGCTTTCAAATAGAGCTAAACTATGCTGCTTTGGCTCAATCGGTTGGCGGTTATTATAAAAAATTGACTACGTCAAATGAATACCAAGAGGCATTAAAAGAAGCAAGGCTGTATACAGAACAAAATAAGATTGCTTTGCTAGAATTAGTGGTTAACTGGGATCAAGACTTGCCAATTACAGTGATGATGCAATATGGAGACAAAGAACAATAA
- a CDS encoding class I adenylate-forming enzyme family protein, with amino-acid sequence MINYEVFVGSTSYTALIKQEIEQLMVSMNRLGVSAGHLVAIAIHEPISWLISYYACKELQAVPVMLGKVAELDKQLEIVRADYVCYTSDHYKIQIERLSLVKERDMPSNTALICRTSGSTVGIPKYVAWSKEGIEYQKRETTQVFKYKEGERLLFTLPLWGAYGLSIVGVLEQNSMDLVIPANLRPRSILTVLQEQKVGWVESAPFFYQSMLPYLLKEQRGIVDIGVKGWGCGGDLLTHAFVQQWVKMTGVPILDGYGLTEAGPNVSLNRPYDYCYGTVGKPLVGTEIRFSEDRELWVRSPSIMLGYYADGQVDASMLNDGWLSTGDMAIRDEQGYVTILGRKKNIIIVNGYNVSPEYVERTIREHDGIRDVAVVGIPHPTRGNRLCAFVVGDESLTKRDIDLFVKDRVDEPSRPSFYEMIPDLPVLANGKTDRNQLQAIAEVRFGQGSFV; translated from the coding sequence TTGATTAATTATGAGGTTTTTGTTGGCAGTACATCCTATACAGCCCTTATTAAACAAGAAATAGAACAGCTTATGGTTAGTATGAATCGTCTGGGAGTTTCTGCGGGTCATTTGGTTGCAATCGCTATTCATGAGCCCATCTCTTGGTTAATTTCCTATTATGCATGCAAAGAACTACAAGCGGTTCCTGTCATGCTAGGAAAGGTAGCCGAATTAGACAAACAGCTGGAGATAGTTCGAGCTGACTATGTGTGCTATACGAGCGATCATTACAAGATACAAATTGAGAGATTATCCTTGGTAAAGGAAAGGGATATGCCTAGTAACACCGCCCTCATTTGCAGAACCTCAGGCTCTACTGTAGGGATACCTAAATATGTAGCATGGAGTAAAGAGGGAATTGAATATCAGAAACGCGAGACGACACAAGTATTCAAGTATAAGGAGGGGGAACGACTTCTTTTCACATTGCCACTTTGGGGAGCATATGGATTAAGTATTGTGGGAGTTTTGGAACAAAATAGCATGGATTTGGTCATTCCTGCTAATTTACGTCCTCGATCTATACTTACCGTGCTACAGGAACAGAAGGTTGGGTGGGTAGAAAGCGCTCCTTTCTTTTATCAATCTATGCTTCCTTATCTATTAAAAGAGCAGAGAGGGATTGTAGATATAGGAGTAAAGGGATGGGGATGTGGAGGCGATTTACTTACCCATGCCTTCGTTCAACAGTGGGTGAAGATGACAGGTGTTCCCATATTGGATGGTTACGGATTAACGGAAGCAGGTCCTAATGTATCACTGAATCGCCCTTATGATTATTGTTACGGAACGGTTGGCAAACCACTTGTTGGAACGGAAATTCGCTTTTCTGAGGATAGAGAGTTGTGGGTTCGAAGCCCTTCTATAATGTTAGGGTATTATGCCGATGGACAAGTAGATGCCTCGATGCTTAACGATGGATGGCTGTCTACTGGTGATATGGCAATCAGAGATGAGCAAGGGTACGTGACTATTTTGGGAAGAAAAAAGAATATCATTATTGTCAATGGATATAATGTCAGCCCAGAATATGTAGAAAGAACCATAAGAGAACACGATGGAATAAGAGACGTAGCTGTTGTGGGAATTCCCCATCCAACACGTGGCAATCGATTGTGTGCTTTTGTGGTGGGTGATGAGTCTCTTACGAAAAGAGATATAGACCTATTTGTAAAAGATAGAGTAGACGAGCCTTCCCGACCGAGTTTTTATGAAATGATTCCTGATTTACCGGTCCTAGCTAACGGAAAGACGGATCGAAATCAACTACAAGCGATAGCAGAAGTCCGATTTGGTCAAGGAAGTTTCGTGTAG
- a CDS encoding M24 family metallopeptidase produces MQRSPEERHVGLREAERKAEELFKQVEEKRILRSGVTEKQVNKEIYELAFQMYGIKKYWHKRIVRAGKNTLYPYRENPPDLMISEEDIIFLDFGPIFEEWEADFGRTYVLGNDPYKIKLRDDIAQAWQDGKDFFLSRPNITGSELFEFMCCLAEQYGWEYGGPHAGHLIGEFPHERIQGDEVENYIHADNNIEMRETDKDGRPRDWILEVHFIDREREIGGFFEQLLTVE; encoded by the coding sequence GTGCAACGTTCACCAGAAGAGAGACATGTAGGATTACGTGAAGCGGAAAGAAAAGCAGAGGAATTATTCAAACAGGTAGAAGAGAAGAGAATATTGCGAAGTGGAGTAACTGAAAAGCAGGTTAATAAAGAAATTTATGAATTGGCCTTTCAAATGTATGGAATCAAAAAGTATTGGCATAAACGGATTGTAAGAGCGGGTAAAAATACGCTGTACCCTTATCGTGAAAATCCACCGGACTTAATGATTTCTGAGGAAGATATTATCTTTCTTGATTTTGGCCCGATTTTTGAAGAATGGGAAGCTGATTTTGGTCGGACATACGTGCTTGGAAATGATCCATATAAGATAAAGCTACGTGATGATATTGCTCAGGCTTGGCAGGATGGTAAAGACTTTTTTCTATCAAGACCAAATATTACCGGAAGTGAGCTGTTCGAATTTATGTGTTGTCTCGCTGAGCAGTATGGATGGGAATATGGAGGCCCACACGCTGGTCATCTAATAGGGGAATTCCCGCATGAGCGAATTCAAGGGGATGAAGTAGAGAATTACATTCATGCTGATAACAATATTGAAATGAGAGAGACTGATAAGGATGGTAGACCGCGAGATTGGATCTTAGAGGTGCATTTTATCGATCGTGAGCGTGAGATCGGAGGTTTTTTTGAGCAGTTATTAACAGTCGAATAA
- a CDS encoding metal-dependent hydrolase, whose amino-acid sequence MKYKTHIAFSTLAGVCVAKFLDIPFQTDYVIGLAVGSLLPDIDHPKSYIGKKLSKTSRIMSKTVGHRGLTHSLPFWLCLFALGFFMKENVFLGLWIGYLFHIVGDLLTVAGVPLFYPFSKARIKLPLAFKTGGPVEKVVFIACLLLIVVSMDASMFAELSRSLSIQLQSLLKMVSELIHSLLANEL is encoded by the coding sequence TTGAAGTATAAAACACATATTGCTTTTTCAACGTTGGCTGGTGTATGTGTAGCGAAGTTTTTGGATATTCCATTCCAAACAGACTATGTGATAGGACTAGCTGTGGGAAGCTTATTGCCCGACATTGACCATCCAAAATCTTACATAGGTAAAAAACTCTCCAAAACATCGCGGATAATGAGTAAAACAGTAGGACATCGCGGACTGACACACTCTCTGCCTTTTTGGCTTTGTTTATTCGCCCTCGGATTCTTTATGAAAGAGAATGTATTTTTAGGCTTGTGGATTGGGTATCTCTTTCATATCGTAGGGGACCTATTAACAGTCGCCGGAGTACCGCTGTTCTATCCCTTTAGTAAAGCTAGAATAAAATTACCTCTAGCTTTTAAAACAGGAGGTCCCGTAGAAAAAGTCGTATTTATCGCTTGCCTTCTGCTCATTGTTGTATCAATGGATGCAAGCATGTTTGCTGAGCTAAGCAGGTCTTTATCCATTCAACTGCAATCCTTATTGAAAATGGTGTCAGAGCTAATCCATTCGTTGCTGGCGAATGAATTGTAA
- a CDS encoding 1,4-dihydroxy-6-naphthoate synthase → MKIAFSPCPNDTFVFHAWTHGLIPGAPTLDVMYADIDITNGLAASFTGPEVLKISYAALPWVLSEYALLPCGGALGRGCGPLVLTKNSSAIDQPSHQQADPSTLSGKRVAVPSERSTAYLLFRLWAAQNVPGGVGEIIVMPFHEIMPAVRDGKIDAGLVIHEARFTYPSYGLTLMTDLGNWWEVDTGLPIPLGAIIARRSLDLDAIASWTRASVEYAWAHPEASREYIMHHAQEMDPAVAQAHINLYVNKFTADLGEDGYAAVTALLSRAAQEGLVPEFDLKLLR, encoded by the coding sequence ATGAAAATCGCTTTTTCCCCTTGCCCTAATGATACATTTGTTTTTCATGCGTGGACTCATGGACTAATTCCTGGAGCTCCTACCCTAGATGTTATGTATGCAGATATTGATATCACGAATGGACTTGCTGCTAGTTTCACTGGACCAGAAGTACTCAAAATTTCCTACGCCGCACTTCCTTGGGTATTGTCGGAATACGCCCTGTTGCCATGTGGTGGAGCGTTAGGTAGAGGATGCGGTCCCTTAGTCTTAACGAAAAACTCGTCTGCTATTGATCAACCATCCCACCAACAAGCTGACCCCTCCACCTTATCTGGTAAACGTGTAGCAGTTCCTAGCGAGCGCTCCACTGCTTATCTACTATTCCGTCTATGGGCTGCACAAAATGTACCTGGTGGAGTAGGAGAAATCATTGTAATGCCTTTTCACGAAATTATGCCTGCTGTACGAGATGGTAAAATTGACGCCGGTCTAGTAATCCATGAAGCACGTTTTACCTACCCTTCATACGGTCTTACACTAATGACAGACTTAGGTAATTGGTGGGAAGTGGATACTGGCTTACCAATTCCACTCGGTGCAATCATTGCTCGACGTTCGCTGGACTTGGATGCTATTGCTAGCTGGACTCGCGCATCTGTGGAATATGCCTGGGCACATCCAGAAGCGTCCAGAGAGTATATCATGCACCATGCTCAAGAAATGGACCCAGCAGTAGCGCAAGCTCATATTAATTTGTATGTAAACAAATTTACTGCTGATCTGGGGGAAGATGGCTATGCTGCCGTGACTGCTCTCTTAAGTCGAGCTGCACAAGAAGGACTTGTACCGGAGTTTGATCTGAAGTTATTGCGATAA